The proteins below come from a single Drosophila suzukii chromosome X, CBGP_Dsuzu_IsoJpt1.0, whole genome shotgun sequence genomic window:
- the Pgant7 gene encoding N-acetylgalactosaminyltransferase 7 translates to MRVSTIRSGRICRLALCLLVLLPLLYLLANWSDHHKRVQEAYHTRFGGPKFAHQRLEGRPREVPKLVEGLGNFEPKDVKPRSGPGENGEAHSLSPDKKHMSDASEMEYGMNIACSDEISMHRAVRDTRLEECRHWDYPFDLPSTSVIIVFHNEGFSVLMRTVHSVIDRSPTHMLHEIILVDDFSDKENLRTQLDEYVLQFKGLVKVIRNKEREGLIRTRSRGAMEATGEVIVFLDAHCEVNTNWLPPLLAPIYRDRTVMTVPIIDGIDHKNFEYRPVYGTDNHFRGIFEWGMLYKENEVPRREQRRRPHNSEPYRSPTHAGGLFAINREYFLELGAYDPGLLVWGGENFELSFKIWQCGGSIEWVPCSRVGHVYRGFMPYNFGKLASKKKGPLITINYKRVIETWFDDTHKEYFYTREPLARYLDMGDISEQLALKKRLNCKSFQWFMDHIAYDVYDKFPGLPANLHWGELRSVASDGCLDSMGHQPPAIMGLTYCHGGGNNQLVRLNAAGQLGVGERCVEADRQGIKLAVCRLGTVDGPWQYNEHTKHLMHRVHKKCMALHPATQQLSLGHCDVNDSYQQWWFKEIRPRW, encoded by the exons ATGCGCGTGAGCACCATCCGCAGCGGTCGGATCTGCCGGTTGGCACTGTgcctgctggtgctgctgccACTGCTCTACCTGCTGGCCAACTGGAGCGATCACCACAAGCGCGTCCAGGAGGCGTACCACACGCGCTTCGGCGGCCCAAAGTTCGCCCACCAACGACTGGAGGGGCGGCCCAGGGAGGTGCCCAAGCTGGTCGAAG GCCTGGGCAACTTTGAGCCGAAAGATGTGAAGCCACGTAGCGGACCCGGCGAGAATGGAGAGGCCCACAGCCTGTCGCCCGACAAGAAGCACATGTCGGACGCCTCCGAAATGGAGTACGGCATGAACATCGCCTGCTCCGATGAGATATCGATGCACAGAGCGGTGCGGGACACGCGGCTGGAGGAGTGTCGCCACTGGGACTACCCCTTCGACCTGCCAAGCACCAGCGTTATCATTGTCTTCCACAACGAGGGCTTCTCGGTGCTGATGCGAACCGTGCATTCGGTCATCGACCGCTCGCCCACCCACATGCTCCACGAGATCATCCTCGTGGACGACTTCTCCGACAAGGAGAACCTGCGCACCCAGCTGGACGAGTATGTGCTGCAGTTCAAGGGACTGGTTAAGGTCATCAGGAACAAGGAGCGCGAGGGTCTCATTCGGACGCGATCCAGGGGAGCCATGGAGGCAACAG GTGAGGTGATCGTCTTCCTGGACGCCCACTGCGAAGTAAACACCAACTGGCTGCCACCGTTGCTGGCCCCCATCTACCGGGATCGCACTGTGATGACAGTGCCCATCATCGATGGCATTGACCACAAGAACTTTGAGTATCGCCCGGTTTATGGAACGGACAACCACTTCCGCGGCATCTTCGAGTGGGGCATGCTGTACAAGGAGAACGAGGTACCGCGCCGCGAGCAGCGCCGCCGTCCGCACAACTCGGAGCCCTACCGCAGTCCCACTCACGCCGGCGGACTGTTCGCCATCAATAGGGAGTACTTCCTGGAGCTGGGCGCCTACGATCCAGGTCTGCTGGTCTGGGGCGGCGAGAACTTCGAGTTGAGCTTCAAGATCTGGCAGTGCGGCGGCAGCATCGAGTGGGTGCCCTGTTCCCGAGTGGGCCACGTCTACCGCGGCTTTATGCCCTACAATTTCGGAAAGCTAGCGAGCAAGAAGAAGGGGCCACTGATCACCATCAACTACAAGCGCGTCATCGAGACGTGGTTCGATGACACGCACAAGGAGTACTTCTATACCCGCGAGCCACTCGCCCGCTATCTGGACATGGGCGACATTAGTGAGCAACTGGCTCTGAAAAAGCGACTGAATTGCAAGAGCTTCCAGTGGTTTATGGACCACATCGCCTACGACGTGTATGACAAGTTCCCGGGACTGCCAGCCAACCTGCACTGGGGAGAGCTGCGCTCGGTGGCCTCAGACGGATGCCTGGACTCCATGGGCCATCAGCCGCCTGCCATCATGGGCCTCACATACTGCCATGGAGGAGGAAACAATCAACTGGTCAGGTTAAATGCCGCCGGACAACTAGGCGTGGGCGAGCGTTGCGTGGAGGCCGATCGGCAGGGTATCAAGCTTGCTGTGTGTCGCCTGGGGACAGTCGATGGTCCTTGGCAGTACAACGAGCACACGAAGCACCTCATGCACCGCGTCCACAAGAAGTGCATGGCCCTACACCCAGCCACCCAGCAATTGTCATTGGGTCACTGCGATGTCAACGATAGCTACCAGCAGTGGTGGTTCAAGGAGATACGCCCGCGCTGGTAA
- the Xrcc2 gene encoding uncharacterized protein Xrcc2, whose product MESRQLHSAVFGVCGFEDETLVEISGPGNSGKSLVLQQLMAHCLAPYEFGGRQWSVLLINLSHKITRESLTKCINTELQAFSEGVEGGESPPEEELVEIAGECVGRVRFLNCFSTEDVSTALIDARYAIVNDPGVQLVALDTLGEFYWLDFPKRTQKLSMFRHYRQWQTRLERLCKEAIVCGMYTVDSAHLENRYVHGEQLPGVKINYTVRMEKIGGCLTLNGLPLAFGNGGAKLVNK is encoded by the coding sequence ATGGAGTCGCGCCAATTGCACTCCGCCGTGTTTGGCGTATGCGGCTTCGAGGATGAGACGCTGGTGGAGATCTCCGGCCCGGGAAACAGCGGAAAGAGCCTGGTGCTCCAGCAACTGATGGCCCACTGTTTGGCGCCCTATGAATTCGGTGGCCGCCAGTGGAGCGTCCTCTTGATCAACCTGAGCCACAAGATTACCCGGGAATCCCTCACGAAGTGCATAAACACGGAACTGCAGGCGTTTTCTGAGGGAGTGGAGGGAGGGGAATCCCCGCCGGAGGAAGAGCTGGTCGAGATTGCGGGAGAATGCGTCGGTCGCGTTCGATTCCTCAACTGTTTCTCCACCGAGGACGTTTCCACTGCCCTAATCGACGCCCGCTATGCGATCGTCAATGATCCCGGCGTGCAACTGGTTGCCCTCGACACACTCGGCGAATTCTATTGGCTGGACTTCCCCAAGAGAACCCAGAAATTGTCCATGTTCCGGCACTACCGCCAGTGGCAGACGCGTCTGGAGAGGCTCTGCAAGGAGGCCATCGTCTGCGGCATGTACACGGTGGACTCTGCTCACCTGGAAAACCGGTATGTTCATGGTGAACAACTGCCGGGGGTCAAAATAAACTACACAGTCAGGATGGAAAAGATTGGAGGGTGTCTCACCCTGAATGGATTGCCCCTCGCCTTTGGCAATGGTGGGGCTAAACTAGTCAACAAGTAA
- the LOC108010435 gene encoding uncharacterized protein: MSKYSLILLSALLGCLVSGGSAGTIGVDRSAFQVVKDIHIFAAQHPGLKIQALEKQIVPGKARAGSLSVRYNLGARISSDTLVFQTADTLEFPRAQDVSVQLNYPEKSGDSGAALSYVELICTQDAYDGNAYVVAGGIGQRFISIVLEAKNTKNFSYQALYYGQWI, from the exons ATGTCCAAGTATAGCCTGATCCTATTGTCCGCCCTGCTGGGCTGCCTTGTTTCCGGCGGATCGGCTGGGACTATAGGTGTGGATAGAAGCGCATTCCAGGTGGTGAAGGATATCCATATCTTTGCCGCCCAGCATCCGGGTCTGAAGATCCAGGCATTGGAAAAGCAGATCGTACCGGGAAAGGCCCGTGCCGGATCGCTAAGCGTGCGCTACAACCTGGGAGCCCGAATTTCCA GCGATACCCTAGTGTTCCAGACAGCCGACACCCTTGAGTTCCCACGGGCACAGGATGTGAGCGTGCAGCTTAATTATCCGGAGAAGAGCGGCGACTCCGGTGCCGCCTTGTCCTACGTGGAGCTGATCTGCACCCAGGACGCCTACGACGGCAACGCCTACGTGGTGGCCGGAGGCATCGGCCAGCGCTTCATCTCCATTGTCCTGGAAgccaaaaataccaaaaacttCTCCTACCAGGCTCTTTACTACGGGCAGTGGATCTAG